From Cannabis sativa cultivar Pink pepper isolate KNU-18-1 chromosome 8, ASM2916894v1, whole genome shotgun sequence, a single genomic window includes:
- the LOC133030411 gene encoding eukaryotic initiation factor 4A-III homolog A-like, with the protein MILRTICLEESTGKGLEAEGNREYKQDVWTRIWFTFPFRVQALILSPTRELASQTEKVILAIGSFINIQAHSCIGGKSVGEDIRQLEYGVHVVSGTPGRVCDMIKRRTLRTRAIKLLILDESDEMLSRGFKDQIYDVYRYLPPELQVCLISATLPHEILEMTSKFMTDPVRILVKRDELTLEGIKQFFVAVEREEWKFDTLCDLYDRIFFFQVSLVINYDLPNNRELYIHRIGRSGRFGRKGVAINFVKSDDIKILRDIEQYYSTQIDEMPMNVADLI; encoded by the exons atgataTTAAGGACGATTTGCTTAGAGGAATCTACG GGAAAGGGTCTTGAAGCTGAAGGAAATCGCGAGTACAAACAGGATGTGTGGACTCGA atTTGGTTTACTTTTCCTTTTAGGGTTCAGGCGTTGATTTTGTCACCGACAAGGGAATTGGCATCTCAAACTGAGAAAGTAATACTGGCAATTGGTAGTTTCATTAATATCCAAGCCCATTCGTGCATTGGTGGAAAAAGTGTTGGTGAGGATATTAGGCAACTAGAATACGGAGTTCATGTAGTGTCTGGAACTCCTGGAAGAGTATGTGACATGATAAAGAGGAGGACACTGCGCACCAGAgccattaaattattaattctt GATGAATCTGATGAAATGTTGAGCAGAGGGTTCAAGGATCAGATTTATGATGTGTACCGTTATCTTCCTCCAGAACTTCAGG TCTGCTTGATTTCTGCTACCCTCCCACATGAGATCCTTGAGATGACAAGCAAGTTTATGACTGACCCTGTGAGGATTCTCGTTAAACGTGATGAATTGACATTGGAG GGTATCAAACAATTTTTTGTAGCTGTTGAAAGGGAAGAGTGGAAATTCGATACTCTATGTGATCTTTACGATAGGATT tttttctttcaggTTTCCTTGGTGATCAATTATGACCTTCCCAACAATCGAGAGCTCTACATTCATCGCATTGGTCGTTCTGGTCGGTTTGGACGCAAG GGTGTTGCAATCAACTTCGTTAAAAGCGATGATATTAAGATTTTGAGAGACATTGAACAGTACTATAGTACTCAGATTGACGAAATGCCGATGAATGTTGCTGATCTAATATGA
- the LOC133030160 gene encoding vegetative cell wall protein gp1-like, producing MRKFNSILMVVTLLLSISSLAFSQCHVTFRDLQPCLPQRANDVTTHYVVTPQCCITILNMVNCSNSIKSAQWLPNFRKQCQNLGTTPPTTPRIPSPSVSVPPSPSVSMPPPSLDTPAPMPSPPPSPSVSKPHPTPSMPVSPPPPPPPSVSIPHPAPSMPVSPPPSPSVSIPHPAPSVTVSPPPPPPSVSIPHPAPSMPVSPPPSPSVSMPPPSSNTPKTPPLSKSPSPTKPVSPTSSPSVSMPPPPSDTTSPPPSVSVPPPLFHAASPSPPTEPTVLVPPTPSVAMPSPTAPSPPTKPIVSPVPSSPSTSVPHPTTPSSPPPVLGSSPKLSSPPTVPPSPPSSKTPNTSPKHHHHHHHHQVPSPPSSKRDDKKITCISSIIQAKTICRPEAISGFFHKKIEIGQDCCEAINKLDKLCFNHPSHRFGYGYPYFVRQYCARHY from the coding sequence atgaggAAGTTCAATTCAATTTTGATGGTAGTTACTTTACTATTATCAATTTCTTCTTTAGCCTTCAGTCAATGTCATGTAACCTTTCGAGATTTACAACCATGCCTTCCACAAAGAGCTAATGATGTTACAACACACTATGTTGTTACACCACAATGCTGCATTACCATTCTTAATATGGTTAATTGTTCTAATAGCATCAAGTCTGCACAATGGCTACCTAACTTTAGAAAACAATGTCAAAACCTTGGTACTACTCCCCCAACCACTCCTCGTATTCCATCACCATCGGTGTCAGTGCCACCATCACCATCGGTATCTATGCCTCCTCCATCATTGGATACTCCAGCACCGATGCCATCACCACCACCATCACCGTCAGTGTCTAAACCTCATCCAACACCATCGATGCCAGtgtcaccaccaccaccaccaccaccgtcAGTGTCTATACCTCATCCAGCACCATCGATGCCAGTGTCACCACCACCATCACCGTCAGTGTCTATACCTCATCCAGCACCATCGGTGACAGtgtcaccaccaccaccaccaccgtcAGTGTCTATACCTCATCCAGCACCATCGATGCCAGTGTCACCACCACCATCACCATCAGTATCTATGCCTCCTCCATCATCTAATACTCCAAAAACACCACCGTTGTCAAAGTCTCCATCACCAACAAAACCGGTGTCTCCAACATCATCACCATCAGTATCTATGCCTCCCCCACCGTCAGATACTACATCACCACCACCATCGGTGTCTGTACCTCCCCCATTATTCCATGCTGCATCGCCATCGCCTCCAACAGAACCAACAGTACTTGTGCCTCCAACACCATCAGTAGCTATGCCTTCCCCTACAGCACCATCACCTCCAACAAAACCAATAGTGTCTCCAGTACCATCATCACCATCAACATCTGTGCCTCATCCAACAACACCATCATCACCACCACCGGTGCTTGGGTCATCACCAAAGTTATCATCCCCACCAACGGTGCCTCCCTCACCACCATCATCAAAAACTCCAAACACATCTCCCAAACATCACCATCACCATCATCACCACCAAGTACCGTCACCACCTTCTTCGAAAAGAGATGATAAGAAGATTACTTGTATTTCATcaataattcaagcaaaaacaaTTTGTAGGCCAGAAGCTATTTCAGGTTTTTTCcacaaaaaaattgaaattggtCAAGATTGTTGTGAGGCCATCAACAAACTCGATAAGCTTTGTTTCAACCATCCTAGCCATCGTTTTGGTTACGGCTATCCATATTTTGTCAGACAATATTGTGCACGACACTATTAG